The window GGAATCGCTTAAAAGCAGCTTTACACCCTTTGAGCCGTATTCTGAAAACTTAAGCAGGTCAAACGGCTTCCCATCAACAGGCGTCTGGTCTATCTTAAAATCCCCTGTATGAATGATAACGCCCACATCGGTAGTGATTGCAAAAGCCACACCATCTACGATTGAATGGGTGGTTCTGATTGGTTCTATCTCAAAATCCCCTATTTTGAATTTCTTTGATGGTTCTATCTCAACCATTTTAACATGGGTTAAGTCAAACTCCTTTAGTTTTGTTCTAACAAGTCCCAATGTGAGTTTTGTGCCATATATAGGCACATTGACATTACTTAAGAGATAAGGGATTGCACCAACATGATCTTCGTGGGCGTGTGTTAAAAGCAGGGCTTTGAATTTGTCTTTGTTTTCATAAATGTAGCTAAAATCGGGAATGACAATATCAACACCTAACATATCTTCCTCAGGAAACATCAAGCCCGCATCAACTAAAATAAGGTCGTTTTCTGTTTCAAAAATCGTTGAGTTTATGCCTATTTCGTCCAATCCACCCAATGCAGCGATTTTTACTGAGTCTGCCATCTTTCTCTCCACAGATTTATAATTTCCTCAATAGATAGTTGAAACGGCCTTTTTTTAAAAATCTCATCGTTACTATCTATTGAGAGATTGTTTTTTACTGTTTTTCTTGGATGAGCAAACAGTTTATCCAGAAAATCAAAAAAGGTGTCGTTTATGTTAGGGATATCTGTTTTGCGTGTTAGCTTAACAACGGCTGAGTTAACCTTTGGAGGCGGCAAAAAACTTGCAGGTTTAACATTGAATAGTTTTTTTGGTGTATAGTATAACTGACACAAGATACTGAATTTACCAAATTCTCTAAATCCAGTGTGGGCTATGATTTTATCTGCTACCTCTTTTTGAACCATCAAAACCATTTCCTTTACAAACCTATATTGAAAGATGAAATTTTTTATAATGTTTTTTGCCATATTATACGGCAGGTTTCCTGCTATAGAT is drawn from Hippea jasoniae and contains these coding sequences:
- the rsmA gene encoding 16S rRNA (adenine(1518)-N(6)/adenine(1519)-N(6))-dimethyltransferase RsmA, which produces METKKELGQHFLINEEVAERIVEAIENKNLIVEIGPGRGSLTKKLLDVASFVVGIEIDYDLIWYLKNRFRGSSLLLIRGDGREIKLKQEVSIAGNLPYNMAKNIIKNFIFQYRFVKEMVLMVQKEVADKIIAHTGFREFGKFSILCQLYYTPKKLFNVKPASFLPPPKVNSAVVKLTRKTDIPNINDTFFDFLDKLFAHPRKTVKNNLSIDSNDEIFKKRPFQLSIEEIINLWRERWQTQ